The genome window AAAGCTTTGTTTGCCTCTATCCACCTGTTGTCTTTTGCCTCTTGGTTAGATGATGAGTTCTTGGTGGGGAATTATTCTGGATCTACAGGACTCCTAGTCATCTAGGATACTGATCTGCCAGGAGCTGCTAGGTGCTATGGTGATACAAATAACGAAAATAGGctgtttaaggaaaaaacaacacTCCCATGAAGTGAGAGCATGAAACATGGTCACAAATGTGACTTGTCATTTGGCATGGAGTCCACCTTACTCATGTCAGTGGTTTGATTGCCTCGATCCACTGTGCTCGCTCTGCCTTGGAGCTGGCCTGAATATAATAATGAATGTCATTTTTGGTGATGATTTTGAAGAGGTTGCCTTGCACATTGCCCTTCACTCCTgcggagaaaaaaattatgacagATCAGGAACATACACATAGAAATGCTTTGTGGCAGATAGGAAGCTGGGgaagaattttaatttagtGAATTAGAGTATTAGacctttccatttctttatgGATGAGACGTCTAAAGCTCTTATGTCTGTTCTGCAAAATAAAGATACAGTACAGATACCCCTCACATAGACTGAATGAACTACTGTGTAATATGCATCATATATAAGACATCCACTGTTTAGATGGAGAATCTTGAGTTAGAAGATGGAGGGATGAACTCCCTACCTTTTCATGCAGTAGATCACATTTGCCCCTGCCCATCTTTGGGTTCATCTCCACGAAGAGCTCTATTGTTCATTGTATCCCCAACCCTGGATTATATCTTTTTCAGACCCAGACTTTTGTCTTTAGGAAGATGCTCGCTATTTGAGATCCACACATCGTGCTTACCGTCATAAAATAAACtaagctatttattttatttatttattaacagCAGAAACACTTATCTGTGAGGTTGAGGTTCTAGCCAAATACTTAAGCTAAGTATATTCATTAGCAGAACTAGTTTTTGTATTGCTGTCTTCATGTCTTCTCTTCATTTGTGTTCTAGCAGATCAAAACTCCAAAATAGCGTAAATAGAAAGGACACACAGAAAAGGGCTGGCATCAAGGCATGCCTCAAGACTTTGCGTTAAACAGTAtcaaaatagaaagcaaaaaatacaaaaaaaccccaacaaaataGTTGTCTGTTAACTCTGGGATGTTAGTTAGTGTCTTAGGACTATCTCAGAGTTTGTATGACTAAGAAAAGCCCATAAAAAGGGGAACACCTAAGATACGTGGAAATAACAttcaaaaaaaatctcctctgGTACGGCCAGCCCAACACCATGGGGATTTTTATGATGCACTTCTTCCTTTGCTTGCAAGGGGAGAGGGAATGCCAGCTCACTTGTGCATACCAGCAGCCACATACACAAACCCACATCCACAGGCTGATTTGTTACAGCATAAATATGCAAGTATGAAAGTTGAGAGGCTCATGCGTACCTGCTGGGACTCCGTTGTCCTCCAGAGCTGAGATGAGACAGCCACGAAGAGAAAATCCACCTACTGgcctgttttcttcctgtaaagaaaaaggaaatgaggcTTAATTGGAAAGTATCTTCATTAGAAAAATTCCCCCAAGCAtatcaattatttttatgaagGTGGTGATGTAATGTCAGTCTTGCCAGATATAAAACATCCATGTCACAAGAGAAGTTTATTAGGACATGTAATTAAACACACGGCTATATAGTTTCAGTCGCAGTTCTCTGATGTCGTTGGGAATCTGAGAGTGGtggaaatacaaattaaaagctCAAGGATAGGCTAATACTTCAAACTTAGGTATAGTCTTCTCAATAACAacccatattaaaaaaatcctgtatttcTGCAAGTTTTTAGCTTGCTGCCTCTCACTGAGACTGTATGAGGAAAATTTGACTGTTTTCACTAGTAGGCTGGCTCTCTTGTCTGATCTGCAGGTTTGAATTTGAATTCAATTTGCAATTTTGAATTTATGGCATGGCAAGGGTGAGttgcagtgcagaaaaaaacccacaaagaaaTGGACAACAAAAAATGAACTAGCTCCATAAGCCCTTTTCACTGTTAAggtgtttgtgttttccttaaaaGTCACATAAAGCATTTCTATACATGTTCTTTTAGAAACCTATTGGTCTTTGGGGTACCCAATGCATCTGGGGCTGATGGATCCACACGCCCTTCTGAGTTGTCCATGCTGATTATTATATTCATGAAGATAAATTCTACTATTCCTGAGCAAGTTTAAAACTGAGTAGCACAAATTCCTATAAATATGTTGGAATGGAGAAGACCCTGTTCAGTGTCTGAATAAGAACATAGAAAATCCCAGTAGCAGTATGACCCTCAAGTGGTGGGCTGTCAGCCCAGAAAGATCACAGCCCAGGAAAAATCTCTGCAGGAGCGTGGTCCCAAAGTGTGTAGGTACAGCAAGAGAGCAATCCCAAGAAAACTGCTGCCCCTCGGCTATGGGAAAGGAATCTTACTGGGGAAAAGACAGGAGGGAAGATGCAGAGATAGAAAACCCTGCAAGGATGACTCCCTAGGCTAAGGTCAGAAGGGATTTCTAGGGGTAGTAACTCCCCACTCACATACCTTCGTGGGGTCATAGTAGTGCAAAAAAGCAGGATCAGCTCTCAAAACAAACCTCCTCACCTTCCAGTTTTTCCTCTTGTGCCCctgcaaaacagaagaattaaagTTGCCACCAGTAAATACCTCCTGCAATAGCCATTTTCCTGCAGGCTGTAGGGGAGACCTAAATagatatggaaaaaaagatgttttgaagccaatagagaaaaatattttctgacatCTTTGTAACTCCCAGGATTTCTAGCTTAACATCCTTGTTCATGCATTGATAattccttcctctctgccttccttgtGCTGAGAACCAAGAAAGCAGAGTGATAGGACCAAGTGATTATATACCCGATTCCATAATTTCAGATTAAATACAGGTCTTagattaaaaatacatgctATGCGTACTCTGAGGGGATAATGTCAGGTCCTTTTGCAGCTCTTCACTCTTTCTCCTCAGCCCTCTCAGCTGCTGACAGTGCAGGGCAGCACTGCAAGCCTGTGCCAGGCCCTATGAGCATTCCCTCTCGCAGAGGTTTGGTGCTGGGGATTGGGGCCAGCcttgggctggggctgccccttATTGCTGCTGATCATGAGGAGAGGCTCCTGAGCAGCGCTCATGTCCTGCAGTGATGGAGGGGGCTGGCCTTCTCACTGTGCAGGGATCCTCATGCAGCTCCAGGTATCTGGACCTCACCAGCCCTGGCTGCACCCTGgaagctggaggagagaaggttGGGGAGTATCTGATGATACAGTTTGCATAACACTAAACTTGCATCTCAGGGTACTAAGGTCCAGAGCAGAAGTGTGGCCATGCGATGCAGGTAGGGTTGCCTCTGCAGGTGGCTGCATTATGCATTGAAACAGCGTGATTGATCCTCATCTTGATCATAGCAAGGGTCAGAAACTAAGTTTTGTCAGACTAAAGGTTGCATCCTGTAAACAATTACTGACAACAGGTAGCTGTGCCCAAAGAAGACAGCTCTGACCACCACCAGAGCATCCACGTGTACATGTGTGACTGTCCACAGGTAAATGTCCACTTCATGCAAAAGTCAATCTTATTCAGCTTTGAAATTTGTCCGCGGCCAGCAGAACAGCATAGCTGCTCACACGACTTGGATGGGATAGATTAAACTAGAGGAACCATGGATCTGCTTGGAAGTAACTGTAACACCTCTGGTGGGACTTGGAGTTTGTGTGGGACTTTCACTTTTGATACTattctatctatctatctatctgtctatctgtctatctatctTCCAGTATGCACTCTATATATACAAAATATCCAGTCAATTTTGCAAGTACCATAGCTCACTTATTTATAACCAGATACTCTTCACCCCATGATCTCTGACAGTAGTACTGACAGGCAGGTGAGCTCAGTGGGCCACAACTCTCCAGCCATGTTTGGATCAATCACATTTATTCTTTAGGAGGTCCTAagagctgtgatttttttttgtttcccagtgAAGGTTCAAAGACTGTATTTACCTGTTTCACTAAGAATCCTTGTTTCACAATTGTGCCGCTTAATTCAGAGATGTTAAATTGTAGCTCTTCCTTGGGAatgatatttttcttactgctttCAGCCTGCAAATAGGTCAGAGATagttccatttttctttttaatctaaaCACACTTTTAAGTACAAaagttctgcattttattttacttgagCTGTGTTAAACTTATATTTCCCAAGAAAATTCTACTCTGTAGCCCTGCTGCTCTGATTTGTATGTCTGAGCTTTACAAGCAACAAATTACAGCTGGAAAGCCTATTCACACGGTGTGATCTTGAGTTTTAGCATAACCACAGCATGGCCTTCGTTCAATATAGACAGAGAACTGTACTTgagggacccctttagtgcccaATTATGTAATTTGTAGAGCACTCCATATCCATGTAACTATTTGTCTCCAGCAAACATGCAAGTGTTAGTAGCACTAAAAGCCTAGAGCTGCTCTTTCTGTATTTACTTTCGTAGCCTGTGTATTTTGCCTTTGGTTACATGCTGTGTGCGTCCCCTTTACCACTGCTCCAAATCAAGGGAGGGGCAGAGGAGGTGCCTCTGTTGGTGGCTGCATCACTTACAAACATGTACAGTGCAGTGGAGTCATCGAGGAACTGCTCGGAGGGGTCGCTGTAGCGTGTGGCCTCAGTGCTGCGGGCTCCCACAGGCTTGAGAAAGTTCTCCTCCATCAGCATGGATGACAAGGTGATGGCCTCGAATCGTGACACAGCAAAGCTATTGGAGATGAGCCAGTCTACAAGGGCAGAACCTGCAAGGAGAAAGGCAGCTCTAATACCAAGACAATGTGCTCTTCCAAGGCAAGACAGATGGTCTCCTGCCACACAGCTCTTCATTTGCTACAACATTTTAACACCATCACAAAGGCTGTAAATCAAGTGAGAGTTGACCAAAAGTGCGGGGTCCTCTGTGTGCTTCCATATACCCaaagagcaagagagaaaaCCGTCGGAGAGCTTGGCTACACCACTACTTTCTACCAGGCCACAAATGATCCCATCGTGAAGGCAGTACGGTAGGTTCCTTGTCTCTGCAACACGCCACGTCAGATGTGAGGAAGCTCTTTTCCTGCTGCAGGTGTACCTGTGAAGGTTTCTTTGTATCTGTTGCCTTGCCCCAGGTTGCGGGTCAGCTTAATTCCAGTACTGCTGTCACACATTCTCTCCACTATGTGGCTGTAAACGAGAACACAGGAACATGTTAGTAGAATAGCAAGACAGGCAGAAATTGCCATATGCTTCTCTTAGTGCCTGGGGTGTCCTAGTGGTTACCAACATGAAGATAGGAAACAGCCTAGATACTCCCACAGAAGTTTTGTTCGAAGTATGGCATAGGAAAACTTCATTCTCACAATAGCAGCTTTAAAAATGATGCCTCACAAAGTGTCTTTTGACGCAAAGCACTTCAAACTGAGCTATAGTCAGCCCCTGTTTACCTTCTCAACACACATCAAATtagtgttatttttctgttccttaatCAGTTCTCTGTTTCCTCTTGTTTAACGTGATGCACCCTAGAAGTCCTAGTCTGGATTCCAGCTATCAGCTCTGAAAGCTCCCCAGCATGGCATGAACAATGTCATTGCTCAGCCTTTCCCTGACATTACGTCTCCTGAGATAATACATCTCCTTGATGAGTACCTTTGCAACTGAGCAGGCAGGTCTTCAAGCCAGCAATGAGGTGCCCATGCAGAACCCACGGACTCCCAAAACACGATGGGTC of Phaenicophaeus curvirostris isolate KB17595 chromosome 5, BPBGC_Pcur_1.0, whole genome shotgun sequence contains these proteins:
- the PLEK2 gene encoding pleckstrin-2, translated to MQEAAGVLKEGFLVKRGHIVRNWKVRWFVLLQDKLLYYKIEGGKKEPSPKGRILLDGCTITCPCLEYENRPLLIKLKTKTNTDYFLECCSREERDSWALDITGAIHAGHPVQVQELHRMKNSFRLLENISLHHIVERMCDSSTGIKLTRNLGQGNRYKETFTGSALVDWLISNSFAVSRFEAITLSSMLMEENFLKPVGARSTEATRYSDPSEQFLDDSTALYMFAESSKKNIIPKEELQFNISELSGTIVKQGFLVKQGHKRKNWKVRRFVLRADPAFLHYYDPTKEENRPVGGFSLRGCLISALEDNGVPAGVKGNVQGNLFKIITKNDIHYYIQASSKAERAQWIEAIKPLT